The sequence GAGGTCCCGAGCGTGCAGAACGGCGGCGTCGCGAGGGACGGGCGCTCGGTCACCTGGAGGCTCAAGCGGAACGCCACCTGGCACGACGGCAAGCCGTTCACCGCCGACGACGTCGTCTTCAACTGGGAGTACGTGATCGACCCCGGCACCGCGGCGGTCACCCAGGGCTCCTACACGAACATCGAGCACATCGACAAGCTCGACAGCCATCGGATCAAGATCGTCTTCAAGAAGCCGACGCCGTTCTGGGCCGATCCCTTCTGTGGTGTCCGCGGCGCGATCATCCCGAAGCACCTCTTCCAGGCCTACAAGGGCGACAAGTCGCGCGAGGCGCCCGCCAACCTCAAGCCCGTCGGCACCGGCCCCTACAGGTTCGCGGACTTCAAGCCCGGCGACATCGTGCGAGGCGAGCTCTACGCGGGCTACCACATCCCGAACCGGCCCTTCTTCGACCAGGTCGAGATGAAGGGCGGCGGGGACGCGGCCTCCGCGGCGCGCGCCGTCATCCAGACGGGCGAGTACGACTACGCGTGGAACCTGCAGGTGGAGGACGAGATGCTCAAGCGCCTCGAGCAGGGCGGCAAGGGGCGCGCCGACATCGTGGCCGGCGGCAACATCGAGCACATCCAGTGCAACTTCACCGACCCGTGGACCGAAGTCGACGGCGAGCGCTCGTCCATCAAGACGCGGCACCCCTTCCTCGTCGACCCGGCGGTGCGGCTCGCGCTCAGCCTGCTCGTGGACCGCGGCTCGGTGCAGGAGCAGATCTACGGACGGACGGGCATCGCCACCGCCAATTTCCTGAACTCGCCGTCGCGGTATGCGTCGAAGAACATGACGTGGGAGTTCAACGTGGACCGCGCGAACCAGATCCTCGACGCCGCGGGCTGGAAGCGCGGGGGCGACGGCATCCGGGAGAAGGACGGCAAGAAGCTGAAGCTCGTCTACCAGACGTCGATCAACCCGCTGCGCCAGAAGAACCAGCAGATCGTCAAGCAGGCGGCCGCCAAGGCGGGGATCGACATGGAGCTGAAGTCGGTGACGGCGTCGGTGTACTTCTCGTCGGACGCGGCCAACCCCGATACCTACGGGCACTTCTACACCGACATCCAGATGTACACGACGACGATGACCTCGCCGGACCCCGAGTTCTTCATGAACCAGTTCACCTCCTGGGAGGTCGCGTCCAAGGCGAACAAGTGGCAGGGGCGCAACATCACCCGCTGGCGCAGCGAGGAGTACGACAAGGTCTTCCGCGCGTCCGAGGCCGAGCTCGACCCGGTCAAGCGCGCGGCGCTCTTCGTCAAGCTGAACGACCTCGTGATCCAGAACGTCGTCGTGATCCCGGTCGTGTTCCGGCCGCGGGTGGCCGGCATCTCGAACAAGCTGCGCGACGCGGTCCAGAGCGGCTGGGACTCCGACTTCTGGGCGCTCGCGTACTGGACCAAGCAGGCGTAGCCGCGCCCGCCGCGGCGCGGGCCCCATGTCCAAGTACCTCGTACGCCGGGCGCTGATCTCGATCCCCGTGCTGGTCGGGATCAGCGTCGTCCTCTTCACCGTCCTGGCGTTGGCACCCGGCGATCCGTTCGAGGAGCTCGCGACGAACGCCAACGTCCCGGCGGAGGTACGGGCGAACCTCCGCGCGAAGTTCGGCCTCGACGACCCGCTGCCCCTGCGCTACGCGCGCTGGTTCAGCTCGATGCTCCGCGGCGACTGGGGGTTCTCCTTCGTGAGCCGCGTCGACGTGGACACGCTGATCCTCCAGCGCCTGCCCGTGACCCTCGGCGTCCTCGGCTCGGCGCAGCTCCTGGCGATCCTCATCGCGGTGCCGATCGGGACGTACTCGGCGCTCCGCCCCTACTCGGTCTTCGACCAGGCCGCGACGACCTTCGCGCTCATCGGCTTCTCGCTGCCGACCTTCTTCACGGGCCTCCTGTTCATCCTGCTGTTCAGCATCTATCTCGACTGGCTCCCCTTCATCTTCCGCGCCGACATCGGCGCGACCGGGTGGCGCTGGTACTGGGAGTACGCCCGCCAGTCCCTGATGCCGGTCGCGGTGCTCGGTCTCTTCCAGGCCGCGGCGGTGACGCGCTTCATGCGCGCGGCGGTCCTCGACGTGATCCGGCTCGAGTACGTCAATACGGCGCGCGCGAAGGGGCTCTCGGAGCGCGTCACGCTGGTCAAGCACGTCGTCCGGAACGCGCTGATCCCGGTGGTGACGCTCGTCGCGCTCCAGATCCCGAGCATCTTCGGCGGCGCGATCGTCACCGAGCAGATCTTCCGCGTCCCCGGGATCGGCTCCCTCCTCATCAGCTCGATCCTCGCGAACGACACGCCGGTGATCATGGCGGTCACGTTCGTCTACTCGGCGCTCGTCGTGGTCTCGAACCTCGCCGCCGACCTCCTGTACGGCTGGCTCGACCCGCGGATCTCCTACCGATGACGCCGCGGGCACCTCTGGCAGGCCACCCACGGTCCACGCCGGCCTCGCGGCCCTCGATGCGAATGAATCGCGCCCTGCGGAACGCAGCCGCCACGCATCTCTCTCAGGGCACGTCCCGAGTGCCACCGGCCTCGCGGCCCCCGTTACAATGACGCCGCCGGCGGCCTCCCAGGTCGCGCTCGAGAAGCTCCCGGTCGCCATCGCGGCGCCGCGCACCTCGCTCTGGCGCGAGGCCGCCCGCCGCTTCCGCCGCCACCGTCTCGCGATGGTGGGCGCGGGGGTCCTGCTCGTGATGGTCGCCGGCGTCGGCGCGGGCCCCCTCGCGTGGCGCCTGCCGATCAACGAGATCGACTTCAAGCAGAAGCTCAAGGGGCCGACGTGGAGCCACCCGCTCGGCACCGACGATCTCGGCCAGGACCTCCTCGCGCGGATGCTCTACGGCGGGCGGATCTCGCTCGCGGTCGGCGTCACG is a genomic window of Candidatus Methylomirabilota bacterium containing:
- a CDS encoding ABC transporter permease codes for the protein MSKYLVRRALISIPVLVGISVVLFTVLALAPGDPFEELATNANVPAEVRANLRAKFGLDDPLPLRYARWFSSMLRGDWGFSFVSRVDVDTLILQRLPVTLGVLGSAQLLAILIAVPIGTYSALRPYSVFDQAATTFALIGFSLPTFFTGLLFILLFSIYLDWLPFIFRADIGATGWRWYWEYARQSLMPVAVLGLFQAAAVTRFMRAAVLDVIRLEYVNTARAKGLSERVTLVKHVVRNALIPVVTLVALQIPSIFGGAIVTEQIFRVPGIGSLLISSILANDTPVIMAVTFVYSALVVVSNLAADLLYGWLDPRISYR
- a CDS encoding peptide ABC transporter substrate-binding protein, which produces ALKTLWWQGATLLNPHFAVGTKDQDASRIFYEPLASFDPDGNLVPFLAAEVPSVQNGGVARDGRSVTWRLKRNATWHDGKPFTADDVVFNWEYVIDPGTAAVTQGSYTNIEHIDKLDSHRIKIVFKKPTPFWADPFCGVRGAIIPKHLFQAYKGDKSREAPANLKPVGTGPYRFADFKPGDIVRGELYAGYHIPNRPFFDQVEMKGGGDAASAARAVIQTGEYDYAWNLQVEDEMLKRLEQGGKGRADIVAGGNIEHIQCNFTDPWTEVDGERSSIKTRHPFLVDPAVRLALSLLVDRGSVQEQIYGRTGIATANFLNSPSRYASKNMTWEFNVDRANQILDAAGWKRGGDGIREKDGKKLKLVYQTSINPLRQKNQQIVKQAAAKAGIDMELKSVTASVYFSSDAANPDTYGHFYTDIQMYTTTMTSPDPEFFMNQFTSWEVASKANKWQGRNITRWRSEEYDKVFRASEAELDPVKRAALFVKLNDLVIQNVVVIPVVFRPRVAGISNKLRDAVQSGWDSDFWALAYWTKQA